A single window of Pelagicoccus enzymogenes DNA harbors:
- a CDS encoding ABC transporter substrate-binding protein, which produces MKTFLICILSCLSVSAWASEVRYAKNFSIEVLDTHKEITVRNTWKGAGDREQVYALVPRKSALPKLDKGTIVIRTPVERLAIMATVFLGPIRDLDLYDSLVGIAYLDYANDEKAHQLVDSGAARRIQSGTAMDVESMLMLQPDLILTSTTGNPTFDVHPQMLRAGLPVVVTAGYMEAHPLARTEWIKFVAAFYDKEEEAERIFSQIAERYEALVALAKNTKERPTVFASAPYSGVWHVPGGQSYSATAFMHAGADYLWADNPSKGGVPLDVEVILKRAAKADFWLNPSHYDSIRGLLSADERFAAFEALQKGRVYNNTVRVNENGGNDIFERGVSHPEEVLADLIKIFHPELVPDHEFVFYERLK; this is translated from the coding sequence ATGAAAACGTTCCTCATTTGCATTTTGTCGTGCTTATCCGTATCTGCCTGGGCGTCAGAGGTTCGCTATGCCAAGAATTTCTCGATTGAAGTTTTGGATACGCACAAGGAAATAACCGTACGAAATACGTGGAAGGGCGCTGGCGACCGGGAGCAAGTCTACGCTCTGGTACCTCGGAAATCCGCTCTGCCTAAGTTGGACAAAGGAACCATTGTGATTCGGACTCCTGTGGAGCGGCTCGCAATCATGGCGACCGTCTTTTTGGGACCGATACGCGACTTGGACCTGTACGATTCGCTTGTCGGTATTGCTTATCTCGACTACGCAAACGACGAGAAGGCTCATCAGTTGGTGGATTCGGGGGCTGCCCGACGTATTCAATCCGGTACTGCTATGGATGTTGAATCCATGCTTATGCTACAACCGGATCTCATCCTGACCAGCACGACTGGAAATCCGACTTTCGATGTCCATCCTCAGATGTTGCGTGCTGGGCTACCGGTGGTCGTAACCGCTGGATACATGGAAGCGCACCCCTTGGCTCGCACGGAGTGGATAAAGTTCGTGGCTGCGTTCTACGACAAGGAAGAGGAGGCTGAGCGCATCTTTTCGCAAATCGCGGAGCGCTACGAAGCGCTGGTCGCTCTGGCGAAAAACACGAAAGAACGGCCCACGGTATTTGCCAGCGCTCCGTATTCAGGCGTATGGCACGTGCCTGGCGGCCAAAGTTATTCAGCGACCGCATTCATGCATGCAGGAGCGGATTACTTGTGGGCTGACAATCCGTCGAAAGGAGGAGTGCCCCTTGACGTCGAAGTCATTCTGAAGCGCGCGGCAAAAGCGGACTTCTGGCTAAATCCGAGCCACTACGATTCGATCAGGGGACTGCTTTCAGCGGACGAGCGATTCGCCGCTTTCGAAGCCTTGCAGAAAGGCCGCGTTTACAATAATACGGTACGCGTCAACGAAAACGGCGGAAACGACATTTTCGAAAGGGGCGTTTCCCATCCGGAAGAAGTGCTAGCTGACTTGATCAAGATATTTCACCCGGAACTTGTGCCTGACCATGAGTTCGTGTTTTACGAGAGGCTGAAGTGA
- the cbiB gene encoding adenosylcobinamide-phosphate synthase CbiB — protein sequence MDYAIALGIGVALDFVFGDPRKMPHIVKWVGALAVAGETQLVRLLGRSVFAGMILWAVVVLVMTAGYAVCAWGAGLIGDWAKVLLDGLLLFQCIAYRDLVKHVVAVKSGLDRGLEEGRRRVSWIVGRDTEQMEEDDVCRAAIESGAENLNDAVVAPLFWFALFGPLGALVFRVSNTLDAMVGHRTARFERLGKASARIDDLLNYLPARLCCLLLLKVSEVRCWRRLRPDAKLHPSFNAGWPEAAMAQRLGVVIGGRMYEGGKLVQTAEMNKGARQPKRADILRATDLMGIAYAKCLGLILAGWIVSWLLFN from the coding sequence ATGGATTATGCGATAGCGTTGGGGATCGGAGTGGCCCTGGATTTCGTTTTTGGGGATCCTCGAAAGATGCCTCATATCGTCAAATGGGTGGGTGCGCTGGCTGTAGCCGGGGAGACACAACTGGTTCGCCTGCTGGGTCGCAGCGTATTCGCCGGTATGATACTGTGGGCGGTCGTGGTATTGGTCATGACCGCTGGCTACGCGGTTTGCGCCTGGGGAGCTGGCTTGATTGGCGATTGGGCTAAGGTGTTGCTGGACGGGCTTCTGTTGTTTCAATGCATCGCATACCGTGACTTGGTTAAGCACGTGGTGGCGGTAAAGTCGGGGCTGGACCGTGGCCTGGAAGAGGGACGCCGCCGCGTTTCATGGATCGTTGGTCGCGACACGGAGCAAATGGAAGAGGACGACGTGTGCAGGGCGGCGATCGAGAGCGGGGCGGAGAACCTGAACGACGCAGTGGTGGCGCCTCTCTTCTGGTTCGCTCTATTCGGTCCGCTGGGCGCCTTGGTTTTTCGCGTAAGCAATACTCTGGACGCCATGGTCGGGCATCGCACTGCTAGGTTCGAAAGGCTGGGGAAGGCCTCCGCCCGCATCGACGACCTGCTCAACTACCTGCCCGCTCGGCTTTGCTGCCTCTTGTTGCTCAAGGTAAGTGAGGTTCGCTGCTGGCGGCGTTTGAGACCGGATGCTAAGCTGCATCCGAGCTTCAACGCTGGCTGGCCGGAAGCGGCTATGGCGCAACGACTTGGAGTGGTGATCGGCGGGCGGATGTACGAGGGTGGGAAGCTTGTGCAAACTGCGGAGATGAACAAGGGAGCCCGCCAGCCGAAGCGAGCGGATATCTTGCGAGCAACCGACTTAATGGGGATCGCTTACGCGAAATGTCTGGGCCTGATTCTCGCTGGATGGATTGTCTCCTGGCTCCTGTTCAACTGA
- a CDS encoding TonB-dependent receptor plug domain-containing protein: MNQISEYKYKSASGLFFAGLGLACLAAPARSQENTSEAFFELEAFSITANRIEIPVQQVGSTVDVLDAYELQNGQEIFLVDALREIPGLVMRNNGGPGGTFGITTRGLSSNRPTVLLNGIEVSNPSNGQILNLGNVFTGAASRVEVLRGPQSSLYGADALAGVIAVDTLGPDSAAGGRALLGYGSFDTLNYGLGHTGSQGGLSWSVDGFVQESEGFSAQTPAYGEAWADDDAYDNTTLSGTLKYALSEELSLHASAVYLDTYSEFDPGDPAWVWGEPASDQYATTEQLFARIGSDFRIRNNWNSSVNISYSDVDTLSYANASPYYASGKRYKYDWINSLDAAEGWQLVAGLEYESEENLSDVGNRNDASVFVENVFSFGDGLDLTLGARYDDNSAYGDETTYRATFSYRIEGLDARVRGSVGSSFQAPSFYQLFNEWYGNRSLKPETGKGWDLGVEKTLLDGKLQLSSTAFGNKVNDKIDWDGIYRNVSEFKSVGIENAARLYVNDSLRLKAAYTYSDAEEATDLEALRVPRSVGSIGANWTGVGGKLGLNIDALFVSSQYGDSGSRSSGTKLEGYEVVNFAATFQVTETSTLWIRVGNVLDTEYEEIAGYQTPGANVHAGVRMNF; the protein is encoded by the coding sequence ATGAACCAAATATCTGAATACAAATACAAAAGCGCCAGCGGACTTTTCTTCGCTGGCCTAGGCCTCGCTTGCTTGGCCGCTCCTGCGCGATCTCAGGAGAACACGAGCGAAGCGTTTTTCGAACTCGAAGCGTTCTCCATTACGGCGAACCGTATCGAAATTCCCGTACAACAAGTCGGCAGTACCGTAGACGTACTGGACGCTTACGAACTGCAGAACGGACAGGAGATCTTTCTCGTCGATGCCCTGCGTGAAATACCGGGCTTGGTCATGCGAAACAATGGCGGCCCCGGAGGAACCTTTGGCATCACGACCCGCGGGCTGAGTTCTAATCGTCCCACGGTTTTGCTCAACGGCATCGAAGTGAGCAACCCCTCAAACGGGCAAATTTTAAATTTGGGCAACGTCTTTACCGGGGCCGCTTCGAGAGTGGAAGTGCTGCGGGGCCCGCAAAGCTCCTTGTATGGCGCCGATGCATTGGCGGGAGTCATAGCAGTCGACACTTTAGGTCCTGACAGCGCTGCCGGGGGAAGAGCCCTCTTGGGATACGGATCCTTCGACACGCTCAACTACGGCCTCGGCCATACGGGCTCGCAAGGAGGCTTGAGCTGGTCGGTGGACGGTTTCGTTCAAGAGTCGGAGGGATTTTCGGCCCAGACGCCCGCTTACGGCGAGGCTTGGGCGGACGATGACGCCTATGACAATACGACCTTGAGCGGCACCTTGAAGTACGCATTGAGCGAGGAGCTTAGCTTGCATGCCTCCGCTGTTTACCTGGACACCTACTCCGAATTCGATCCAGGTGATCCCGCATGGGTCTGGGGAGAGCCAGCCAGCGATCAGTATGCGACTACCGAGCAACTCTTTGCTCGCATCGGCTCTGACTTTCGCATCCGCAACAACTGGAACAGTTCGGTGAATATCTCGTATTCGGATGTGGATACGCTTTCTTATGCGAACGCCAGTCCGTACTACGCCTCTGGAAAGCGGTACAAGTACGATTGGATTAACTCGCTGGACGCCGCGGAAGGCTGGCAGCTGGTTGCTGGTCTTGAGTACGAATCGGAAGAGAACCTGAGCGACGTCGGAAACCGCAATGATGCGTCGGTTTTCGTGGAAAACGTATTTTCCTTTGGCGATGGCTTGGACCTCACGCTTGGGGCCCGTTACGATGACAACAGCGCTTACGGCGACGAAACAACCTATCGCGCTACCTTTAGCTATCGTATCGAAGGATTGGATGCGCGGGTCCGCGGTTCCGTCGGTTCCTCGTTTCAGGCGCCTTCGTTTTATCAGCTATTTAACGAATGGTACGGAAATCGTTCCTTGAAACCTGAAACGGGTAAAGGATGGGATCTTGGGGTGGAGAAGACCTTGCTCGACGGCAAGCTACAGCTCAGCTCCACGGCTTTTGGCAACAAGGTGAATGACAAGATCGATTGGGATGGGATTTACAGGAATGTGAGCGAATTCAAGTCGGTCGGCATCGAAAACGCTGCTCGTCTTTACGTGAACGATTCCCTTCGGTTGAAGGCGGCTTACACTTATAGCGACGCGGAAGAGGCAACGGATTTAGAGGCGCTGCGCGTGCCGCGGAGTGTCGGTTCCATCGGAGCGAATTGGACGGGAGTCGGGGGCAAGCTTGGCCTGAATATCGATGCCCTCTTTGTTTCCAGTCAATACGGGGACAGCGGGTCTCGCTCCAGCGGAACGAAGCTCGAAGGCTACGAGGTAGTGAATTTCGCAGCCACTTTTCAGGTCACCGAAACGAGTACCTTGTGGATCCGTGTTGGGAATGTATTGGATACCGAATACGAGGAAATTGCTGGTTATCAAACGCCCGGAGCGAACGTGCACGCCGGTGTGCGAATGAATTTCTAG